From the Sediminispirochaeta bajacaliforniensis DSM 16054 genome, the window CGGCCCCGCTTGGTTGCCGTGGGGGAGTGCGGGATCGATTTACATTGGGATTTTGCAGATACCGCATGTCAGCAGGAGCTTCTGGAACTTCAAATCGATCTTGCCGATCGCCTCGACCTCCCGGTGGTAATTCATAGTCGGGAGGCAGATGATCCGCTTTTGGAAGTTTTTCGTCGTCACAGCCCAAAGCGGGGCGGCATTCTTCACTGTTTTTCTTCGGGACCGGAGATGATGAGGCGTTGTCTCGATCTTGGTTTCTTTATCTCGTTCGCCGGTAATCTTACCTTCAAGAATGCAGAGCTTATACGTAGTTCCGCACTGCAGGTACCCATGGATCGGCTGCTTTTCGAGACGGACAGTCCTTATCTAAGCCCGGAGCCGATGCGGGGAAAGCCAAACCATCCGGCCTTTGTTGCACACACGTATAGCTTTTTTTCTCGTCTTCGCTCTGTACCAATGGAGGAACTCATTTCTCAGGTGGCTGCGAATGTGCATAGAATTTTTTCCCTGCCTCCTGCTATATAGGCTATAGA encodes:
- a CDS encoding TatD family hydrolase codes for the protein METYEGLQGMIDTHFHSRVMRQKGVDPVEHLKRAFAKGLVCAVDIGTELGDLEERSELIAEFDWVYMAAGLYPSYAGAEDLPSLVAELEASILEHQAASIRGQRPRLVAVGECGIDLHWDFADTACQQELLELQIDLADRLDLPVVIHSREADDPLLEVFRRHSPKRGGILHCFSSGPEMMRRCLDLGFFISFAGNLTFKNAELIRSSALQVPMDRLLFETDSPYLSPEPMRGKPNHPAFVAHTYSFFSRLRSVPMEELISQVAANVHRIFSLPPAI